A genomic stretch from Hemicordylus capensis ecotype Gifberg chromosome 1, rHemCap1.1.pri, whole genome shotgun sequence includes:
- the LOC128322670 gene encoding uncharacterized protein LOC128322670, translated as MGTVNGKLGTNSKTTPLQCLLDHFKQFKPKSSEKLTKRQLINLCQIVWPTYFLGQDLPRWPPEGALDVRINYLSIYLSLNFKDKEWPYMEMFLSLSTRPDLCEGCKAGSLPPPNPALVTKSMGSQIHPVVKKPVPQEAAASVFPVTPPAPSIRKVEEEDDYPYDRLSPPPPYPTAPPAVRPGEPSQGPSGMLSPGSLTRQTIQFVQQVMGMSPTWDSRGQPSTPSGASTLSGTGTSPGSLETSGSSPQGAITPPEEEESDDSDAGDTAGSTPQRPVRTTRGRQPQRLGAVQCPLRAVPMGQRLVLVHTPFSTSDLHNWRQGLPPYRESPQKYVDLVGQIISTHRPHIPDLFTLLTGLLSEDELRQVLKEAHASYAAWRGEQVAQGRYDAGNLPEPLALISPNPPEPATDPNNELGNVLIMAARTAVLDGLRKGVPKAINFHRVYEAIQGPQESPTEFLVRLKDAFRRFTDLDPEAPGNEAAIKTAFIGQSAPDIRKKLQKLTAPSAQPMETLIQTAFQVFHQRGEVEEKFLVDTGATYSVLAGHRDTVPALTTFTTPVVGIGGEPSRAPVTQPVPITPSVKHSFLVLPKCPLNLLGRDLLCKLRADIHCRPEGLSLSFPPETAYICYLEPTLGPEPAEWREVDPEVWYTGTPGLAKYATPHQVPLKPGACPISVRQYPLKREARIGLQPIIQAFLEADLLMPVSSPWCTPILPVPKSDGSWRFVQDLREVNARTLRLHPMVANPHTILTTLTRDQTWYVVVDLKDAFFCVPLAQESQPIFAFEWLDPDGPISHKNQFSWKRIPQGYSNSPSAFQRALSADLSHFQPPAVTILQYVDDLLVAAKTADEASAQSVALLNHLGSCGYKVSKSKIQWVSQKVRYLGYVLEKGTRYLHPSRIQALNDLNPPQNVQELRSFLGIAGYGRLWVPGFSVLSKPLYELTALNMAWEWTGTHQRAWEAIRSALASAAALALPDRTLPFELFVHEKQGVALAVLTQTVGPARMPVAYFSKNLDSPVKGWPACLQAIAAAATMVEEALKISAGSPIHVQSPHSVAALLDQKLPAWATSARLTRYVSILLENDSVSLHKSNCLNPATLLPLPAVTPVHDCLRVLAETVGIRPDLRMEPIVDPDLSLWTDGSSFVLNGQRYTGYAVVTEEHPVILKRLPPQCSAQVAELEALIAAATYCQGIRANIYTDSRYSFLAAHTHASLWKARGFRGADGKTLKMKPLLERLFSALLLPSEIAVIHCRGHQTDDGPVTRGNRLADTCARHAAQMEREEVRGLHPAWEPKGTACVGALIPVTPTQMPSIYDARDHLSPDGKWVNGWWVVNGRIQLPSALVPHVIKNMHTSTHLGARTLYRWLKQRYSNKGLRQACRNASKTCPICQRNNPKTGVPVPRGRLRTARYPGEAWQVDFTEMPKQGTKHNLLVFVDLFSGWPEVFPTRTQTAREVVMALVESIIPRFSVPRGLESDNGPHFTSKVVQEVCKLLDIPWFLHSAYHPESSAKVERMNQSLKINIAKLCQETNLKWPKVLPLALTRVRAAPSSRLGLSPFELVYGRPFVASELMDPPETTQAYLRKLVGDLSALSLQVSAALPVCPDLPTTVHPGDWVLVKELHPNCTEPKWSEPKQVLLSTPTAARVEGLKAWVHISRLKPVPAPADEWACEQLGPLRLKIQRHTQSSPPPRSQEAAVLHTGRTVPVHTDLPADPDEQLDFVYIGDGKFIDVTDVDGC; from the exons ATGGGAACAGTAAATGGGAAATTGGGAACGAATAGTAAAACTACCCCTCTTCAATGTCTTCTGGACCATTTTAAGCAATTCAAACCTAAGAGCTCTGAAAAACTTACAAAGCGCCAGCTGATAAATTTATGCCAAATTGTGTGGCCCACGTATTTTCTGGGCCAAGATTTACCTCGCTGGCCACCCGAGGGCGCTCTAGATGTGCGAATTAACTATCTTTCCATCTACTTAAGTTTAAACTTTAAAGATAAAGAGTGGCCATATATGGAAATGTTTTTGTCTTTGAGCACCCGACCAGATCTTTGTGAGGGTTGCAAGGCAGGATCCTTGCCCCCTCCAAACCCAGCCCTTGTAACAAAATCCATGGGGAGCCAGATCCACCCTGTGGTGAAGAAACCAGTGCCTCAGGAGGCGGCTGCCTCCGTGTTTCCAGTAACTCCCCCGGCCCCTTCCATACGGAAGGTTGAGGAGGAGGATGATTACCCCTACGATCGtctttctcctcccccgcccTACCCAACTGCCCCGCCTGCGGTTCGGCCTGGAGAGCCATCACAGGGACCGTCAGGGATGCTTTCTCCCGGTTCCCTCACCAGGCAGACCATACAGTTtgtccaacaggttatgggaatGTCCCCTACTTGGGACTCCAGGGGTCAGCCATCCACCCCATCTGGGGCATCCACCCTGTCGGGGACAGGGACCTCTCCCGGTTCCCTGGAGACATCGGGGTCGTCCCCTCAGGGCGCCATCACccctccagaggaggaggagagtgatgaCTCAGATGCAGGGGACACTGCAGGGTCCACTCCTCAGAGACCAGTCAGGACCACGAGGGGAAGACAGCCTCAgagattgggggctgtgcagtgTCCGCTAAGGGCAGTGCCTATGGGACAAAGACTGGTTTTAGTCCATACCCCCTTTTCCACTTCTGACCTTCATAACTGGAGACAGGGGCTTCCGCCGTATCGGGAAAGCCCCCAGAAGTATGTGGATCTGGTGGGTCAGATAATTTCCACCCACCGGCCCCACATCCCTGACCTCTTCACTCTCCTTACTGGCCTTCTGAGTGAAGATGAACTCCGCCAGGTGCTGAAGGAGGCCCATGCGTCCTATGCTGCCTGGAGAGGGGAGCAGGTTGCCCAGGGGCGCTATGATGCGGGCAACTTGCCAGAACCTCTGGCATTGATCAGCCCTAACCCACCAGAGCCTGCAACCGACCCTAACAATGAGTTGGGGAATGTCTTGATCATGGCAGCGCGAACTGCCGTCTTGGACGGACTCCGGAAAGGAGTCCCAAAAGCTATTAACTTCCATAGAGTGTATGAAGCGATACAGGGACCCCAGGAGTCCCCCACGGAATTCCTGGTGCGTCTGAAGGATGCCTTCCGTCGCTTCACAGACCTGGACCCAGAGGCTCCGGGAAATGAAGCGGCTATAAAAACAGCCTTTATTGGCCAGTCAGCCCCAGACATTCGGAAGAAGTTGCAGAAACTGACAGCCCCATCCGCCCAACCCATGGAAACCCTCATACAGACTGCCTTTCAAGTGTTCCACCAGAGAGGGGAGGTGGAAGAG AAATTTTTGGTAGATACAGGGGCTACCTATAGTGTGTTGGCTGGACACAGGGACACAGTCCCTGCCCTCACCACTTTCACCACTCCAGTGGTGGGCATTGGTGGGGAACCATCCCGAGCGCCAGTCACTCAACCCGTCCCAATAACCCCATCAGTCAAACATTCCTTTTTGGTACTCCCAAAATGCCCCCTTAATCTTTTGGGAAGAGATCTTTTGTGCAAACTAAGGGCAGACATCCATTGCCGACCAGAGGGACTCTCTTTGTCCTTCCCACCTGAAACTGCTTACATCTGTTATCTGGAACCCACACTTGGTCCCGAGCCCGCGGAGTGGAGGGAGGTAGACCCTGAGGTCTGGTATACAGGGACACCAGGATTGGCCAAATATGCAACCCCTCatcaagtcccactgaaaccagGGGCATGCCCAATTTCCGTGCGGCAGTACCCTCTCAAAAGGGAGGCCCGCATTGGACTCCAGCCTATAATTCAGGCTTTCTTAGAGGCCGATCTGCTGATGCCAGTGTCCAGCCCATGGTGTACACCCATCCTTCCCGTACCAAAGTCGGATGGATCATGGCGGTTTGTGCAGGACCTTAGGGAAGTAAATGCCCGAACACTCCGACTGCACCCAATGGTAGCCAATCCCCACACCATTTTGACCACCCTAACCAGAGATCAAACTTGGTACGTGGTAGTGGACCTGAAGGATGCTTTTTTCTGTGTTCCCTTGGCCCAGGAGTCACAGCCcatctttgcatttgaatggttagATCCTGATGGTCCCATATCCCATAAAAACCAGTTCTCCTGGAAGAGGATCCCGCAGGGTTACTCTAACTCGCCTTCCGCCTTTCAGCGGGCTCTGTCCGCTGATTTgagccatttccagccacccgcAGTGACCATCTTGCAATATGTGGATGATCTTTTGGTCGCAGCAAAAACGGCGGACGAAGCGTCCGCACAATCGGTGGCATTATTAAATCACTTGGGTTCCTGTGGGTACAaagtttccaagtcaaaaatcCAGTGGGTATCCCAAAAGGTCCGGTATTTGGGTTATGTTTTGGAAAAAGGTACTCGGTACCTGCATCCATCCCGTATCCAAGCGTTGAATGATTTAAATCCTCCCCAAAATGTGCAGGAGCTCCGTAGTTTTCTGGGAATTGCAGGATATGGGCGACTGTGGGTCCCCGGGTTCTCTGTCTTGTCAAAGCCTCTGTATGAATTGACAGCCTTAAATATGGCTTGGGAATGGACGGGCACCCACCAAAGGGCGTGGGAAGCTATCCGGTCTGCTCTAgcctctgcagcagccctggcattaCCCGACCGGACCTTGCCCTTTGAGCTATTTGTACACGAGAAACAAGGAGTGGCCCTGGCTGTTCTTACCCAGACCGTGGGTCCGGCCAGGATGCCAGTAGCCTATTTCTCCAAAAATTTAGACAGCCCAGTCAAGGGGTGGCCAGCCTGCTTGCAGGCCATTGCGGCAGCGGCAACGATGGTTGAAGAGGCTTTAAAAATCTCTGCAGGGAGCCCGATACATGTACAGTCCCCTCATTCTGTGGCTGCTCTCCTAGATCAAAAACTACCGGCCTGGGCGACCTCAGCCAGACTTACTCGCTATGTGTCTATTCTCTTGGAAAATGACTCAGTGTCCTTACATAAATCTAACTGCCTCAATCCGGCTACCCTGCTCCCTTTGCCAGCTGTCACCCCTGTCCATGACTGCCTTAGAGTCTTGGCAGAGACGGTGGGTATACGTCCTGATCTCAGGATGGAGCCCATTGTTGATCCAGACCTCTCCCTGTGGACAGATGGGTCTTCTTTTGTCCTCAACGGACAAAGGTATACAGGGTATGCTGTGGTCACTGAGGAACACCCAGTAATCTTAAAAAGACTGCCCCCACAGTGTTCTGCTCAAGTGGCCGAACTTGAAGCCCTGATCGCTGCTGCCACCTACTGCCAGGGAATTCGAGCGAATATCTACACTGACAGCCGATACTCATTCCTGGCCGCACACACCCATGCTTCCTTATGGAAGGCTAGGGGCTTTAGGGGTGCAGAtggaaaaaccttaaaaatgaAGCCGCTTCTGGAAAGACTTTTCTCGGCCCTTCTGCTGCCCTCAGAAATAGCTGTGATTCACTGCAGGGGGCATCAGACAGATGATGGCCCCGTGACACGGGGAAATCGCCTGGCTGACACCTGTGCCCGACACGCGGCGCAAATGGAAAGGGAGGAGGTCAGAGGACTACACCCAGCTTGGGAACCGAAGGGGACAGCATGTGTGGGAGCCCTAATTCCAGTCACCCCCACCCAGATGCCTTCAATCTATGATGCAAGGGACCACCTAAGCCCAGACGGGAAATGGGTGAACGGGTGGTGGGTGGTGAATGGGCGGATACAACTCCCTAGTGCCCTAGTCCCCCATGTCATTAAGAATATGCATACTAGCACACACCTTGGAGCGCGCACCCTTTACAGGTGGCTGAAGCAGAGGTACAGCAACAAGGGGCTGCGGCAGGCATGCCGAAATGCCTCAAAAACATGTCCAATATGCCAAAGGAACAACCCTAAAACAGGGGTGCCAGTCCCAAGGGGAAGGCTGCGCACTGCCAGGTACCCTGGGGAGGCCTGGCAGGTGGATTTTACTGAAATGCCAAAACAGGGAACCAAACATAACCTCCTAGTGTTTGTGGATCTGTTCAGCGGGTGGCCGGAGGTGTTTCCAACCCGCACCCAAACAGCCCGGGAGGTAGTCATGGCCCTGGTTGAATCCATAATTCCGAGGTTCTCTGTCCCAAGGGGCCTCGAGAGTGACAATGGGCCTCACTTTACCTCAAAGGTGGTTCAGGAGGTTTGCAAATTGTTAGACATCCCGTGGTTTCTGCACTCTGCATATCACCCAGAGTCCTCCGCGAAGGTTGAAAGAATGAATCAAAGCCTGAAGATTAATATTGCCAAGCTGTGTCAGGAAACTAATCTGAAATGGCCTAAGGTCTTACCCTTGGCCTTGACCCGGGTccgagcggccccatcctctcgACTGGGATTGTCCCCATTCGAGCTGGTGTATGGCCGCCCTTTTGTTGCCTCGGAGCTGATGGACCCTCCCGAAACCACCCAGGCATACCTTAGAAAACTCGTAGGGGATCTGTCTGCTTTATCTCTCCAGGTCTCAGCAGCCTTGCCGGTGTGCCCAGATCTACCCACTACAGTGCACCCGGGGGATTGGGTCCTGGTGAAGGAACTACATCCCAATTGCACTGAGCCCAAGTGGTCAGAGCCAAAGCAGGTCCTTCTCAGCACACCCACAGCAGCAAGGGTTGAAGGGTTGAAAGCCTGGGTCCATATCTCCCGCCTGAAGCCAGTCCCAGCACCAGCAGACGAGTGGGCGTGTGAGCAGTTAGGCCCGTTACGCCTAAAGATCCAGCGCCACACCCAGAGTTCTCCACCCCCAAGAAGTCAGGAGGCGGCAGTCTTGCATACCGGGAGGACCGTTCCTGTCCACACCGACCTCCCTGCAGACCCAGACGAACAACTGGACTTCGTGTATATCGGGGACGGCAAATTCATTGATGTAACTGATGTTGATGGGTGTTGA